A window of Cryptomeria japonica chromosome 3, Sugi_1.0, whole genome shotgun sequence contains these coding sequences:
- the LOC131047953 gene encoding GDSL esterase/lipase At5g33370, with protein sequence MPTTSISVNHSTVRSEKKMSRLVGSLVGLLVILSCCFCDVKAATAYFVFGDSLVDNGNNNYVATTARADSYPYGIDYPTGRPTGRFSNGLNIADFISRKLGAESVLPYLSPALNGNALLRGANFASAGVGILNDTGVQFANIIRMPQQFQYFIQYKNRVAQTLGAAAADRLVAQGLMSITLGGNDYVNNYYLLPVSARSVQYTLPAYTQLIVSEYKKYLRRMYDLGGRRVLVTSTGPLGCAPGVKVSRSRNGECAVELQQAASLFNSQLKSVINQLNSEVSAQVFTFADSYSMNMGLFNNPTAYGFVNTTDACCGQGRYNGAGLCTAASNLCSNRDTYLFWDNYHLSQKANRIIVDEIFQGSSSVMSPLNLSQMMKLDN encoded by the exons ATGCCCACAACTTCCATCTCTGTAAATCATTCCACTGTGAGGAGTGAGAAAAAGATGTCAAGACTTGTTGGGTCACTTGTTGGATTGCTTGTCatattatcatgttgtttttgtgaTGTAAAAGCAGCGACTGCGTACTTCGTGTTTGGAGATTCACTGGTGGATAATGGCAACAACAATTACGTTGCCACTACTGCTAGAGCCGACAGCTATCCTTACGGAATAGATTACCCCACTGGAAGACCCACCGGCCGATTCTCTAACGGACTCAATATAGCGGATTTTATAA GTAGGAAGCTGGGGGCAGAATCTGTGCTACCGTATTTGAGTCCTGCACTTAACGGAAATGCATTGCTCAGGGGTGCTAACTTCGCTTCTGCAGGCGTTGGAATTCTAAACGACACTGGAGTGCAATTC GCAAATATTATCAGAATGCCACAGCAGTTTCAGtattttattcaatataaaaacagGGTCGCGCAGACCCTTGGAGCTGCTGCAGCTGACAGACTTGTTGCACAAGGTCTTATGTCGATTACTCTCGGAGGAAATGATTACGTCAATAACTACTACCTTCTCCCTGTCTCAGCGAGATCTGTTCAGTATACATTACCGGCGTACACTCAGTTAATAGTATCGGAATATAAGAAATATCTCAGG CGAATGTACGACTTGGGAGGCAGAAGAGTGCTAGTAACATCAACAGGACCATTGGGTTGTGCTCCTGGAGTAAAGGTCAGCAGGTCTCGCAATGGCGAATGCGCTGTAGAACTTCAGCAAGCTGCTTCGCTGTTTAACTCACAGCTTAAATCTGTTATAAATCAACTCAACAGTGAGGTTTCTGCTCAGGTTTTTACCTTTGCTGACAGCTACTCAATGAACATGGGCTTGTTCAATAATCCTACAGCATACG GGTTTGTGAATACGACGGATGCATGTTGCGGACAAGGAAGATACAATGGAGCCGGCCTTTGCACTGCGGCTTCAAATCTATGTAGTAACAGAGACACCTACTTGTTCTGGGACAATTACCATCTCTCTCAAAAGGCTAACAGAATCATTGTCGATGAGATTTTCCAGGGCTCGTCTTCTGTTATGAGCCCTCTCAACCTCAGCCAGATGATGAAACTAGATAACTAA